One region of bacterium genomic DNA includes:
- a CDS encoding heme-copper oxidase subunit III, producing the protein MDKNKLAMLLFLGSEALFFLLLILVYGIFHGTPGWGRGGSELLDPGRTAIFSAFLIASSLTVGLAHRAWREKPSRAVSFWLLVTILLGAVFLYGQATEWWELVHREVSVSRDLFGASFFTLTGFHGFHVLIGLTMIGILLAFSLSPQAQRVKPAAVDSISMFWHFVDGVWIVIFTVVYLWY; encoded by the coding sequence ATGGATAAAAACAAACTTGCCATGCTGCTCTTTCTCGGCTCGGAGGCGCTCTTCTTCCTGCTGCTGATCTTGGTTTACGGGATTTTCCACGGCACGCCGGGCTGGGGCAGGGGAGGGAGCGAGCTGCTCGACCCGGGGCGGACCGCGATCTTCAGCGCCTTCCTGATCGCCAGCAGCCTGACCGTCGGTTTGGCCCACCGGGCTTGGCGAGAGAAGCCCAGCCGGGCGGTGTCCTTCTGGCTGCTGGTCACGATTTTGCTCGGCGCGGTTTTCCTTTATGGCCAAGCCACCGAATGGTGGGAGCTGGTGCACCGCGAGGTGAGCGTGAGCCGGGATCTCTTCGGCGCCAGCTTTTTCACCTTGACCGGCTTCCACGGCTTCCATGTCCTGATCGGCCTGACCATGATCGGCATCCTGCTGGCCTTTTCGCTGAGCCCCCAGGCCCAAAGGGTCAAGCCGGCGGCGGTCGATTCGATTTCGATGTTCTGGCATTTCGTCGACGGAGTTTGGATCGTCATCTTCACGGTGGTGTATCTATGGTACTAG
- the era gene encoding GTPase Era: MFHSGYIAIVGVPNVGKSTLLNALLGEKLSIVTDKPQTTRHRILGILNRPKAQLLFLDTPGIHSSAKLLNETIVDTALQAMGDADVVLHLVNPKPELNEADQKIAARAKDLGKPHLVVINKVDRVAKEALLPLIQKIQEEWSPQEIIPVSALQRDGLEIVVKAIVARLPEGPAYYPTDIYTEHDLRFLSAEIVREKAMDLLHQELPYSLATQTEAFDESGKIPHINVALIVEKDSQKGIVIGAKGAMIKRIGELARPDIEAMVGKKVFLELFVKVVDDWTKSQHRLRELGILS, encoded by the coding sequence ATGTTCCACTCCGGCTACATCGCCATCGTCGGCGTCCCCAACGTCGGCAAATCGACCCTGCTCAACGCCCTGCTCGGCGAAAAACTCTCCATCGTCACCGACAAGCCCCAGACGACGCGCCACCGCATCCTCGGCATCCTCAATCGCCCCAAGGCCCAATTGCTCTTCCTCGACACCCCCGGCATCCACTCTTCGGCCAAGCTCTTGAACGAGACCATCGTCGACACCGCCCTCCAGGCGATGGGCGACGCCGACGTCGTGCTCCACCTGGTGAACCCCAAGCCGGAGCTGAACGAAGCGGACCAAAAGATCGCCGCCCGCGCCAAGGACTTGGGCAAGCCCCATCTCGTCGTCATCAATAAAGTCGACCGGGTCGCCAAGGAAGCCCTGCTGCCCTTGATCCAAAAAATTCAGGAAGAATGGTCGCCGCAGGAAATCATCCCGGTGTCGGCCCTGCAGCGCGACGGCCTCGAGATCGTCGTGAAGGCCATCGTCGCCCGCTTGCCCGAGGGGCCGGCCTACTACCCGACCGACATCTACACCGAGCACGACCTTCGCTTTCTCTCGGCCGAGATCGTCCGCGAGAAGGCGATGGACCTGCTGCACCAAGAATTGCCTTACTCCCTGGCCACCCAAACCGAGGCCTTCGACGAATCCGGCAAGATCCCCCATATCAACGTCGCCCTGATCGTCGAGAAGGACTCGCAGAAGGGCATCGTGATCGGCGCCAAGGGAGCCATGATCAAGCGCATCGGCGAGCTGGCCCGGCCCGACATCGAGGCCATGGTCGGGAAGAAGGTTTTCCTCGAGCTCTTCGTCAAGGTGGTCGACGATTGGACCAAAAGCCAGCATCGGCTGCGCGAGCTCGGCATCCTGTCTTAG
- the mutS gene encoding DNA mismatch repair protein MutS — protein MAGPGPAALENLTPMLRQYLEIKQQHQDSILFFRLGDFYEMFFEDAVKASEILEITLTSRNKNSEEAVPLCGVPYHSAAGYIRKLIESGNKVAICEQVEDPKAAKGIVRREVIRVITPGLLVEEDSLSSSEPNYLAALDWEGEQVHVAMVDISTGEVFLGLYDSEELALQELTKHGVKEILIAPADLQRPLVPKAKSLLPKLLISHVLAELPNEDGKGVFSEAFLKSRAKVEGPAALGLLDRLLNYARSTQKAPLKHLSEIHFVRGRQYLGMDGRTFRHLELTQNSRGEGSRHTLYWALNQTQTAMGARRLKKWIHYPLLDPAAIRLRQEALAELLAAPELLVGVQEGLKKLQDVERMLGKLSLGTVNARDLRGLALSLEAAQALVDQYRSSFSSEFLHGLVEDYPDFSELCRNLLSCLQAELPLTIREGGMIAEGVSAELDELRAISRDGKSFIAAMEEGERKRTKIPSLKIRYNKVFGYYIEITNTHRDLVPADYIRKQTVANAERYITSQLKEYENKVLGAEERIKALEYELFCRLREACGAEIEAIRQAAQALGTLDVVAALARVAREHRYVRPELVEEKILDLKDARHPVLEQMRSEERFIPNDLKMDEETGTLFLITGPNMAGKSTVMRQAALIVLLAQMGSYVPASAAKIGIVDQLFTRIGASDDLSQGQSTFMVEMLETAGILAAATERSFIVLDEIGRGTSTYDGMSIAWAVAEHVAKELRCRALFATHYHELTDLAEQVKSVANYQVAVKEWNQQILFLRKLLPGGASRSYGIEVARLAGLPESLLTRAREVLRRLESAEDGALEKLGPRPESPQMGLFAAREDPIRAELRDLQPELLSPIEALNYLFELKKKV, from the coding sequence ATGGCTGGTCCCGGCCCCGCGGCCCTCGAAAATCTCACCCCGATGCTGCGCCAGTACCTGGAGATCAAGCAGCAGCACCAGGATTCGATCCTTTTCTTCCGCTTGGGCGATTTCTACGAGATGTTCTTCGAGGATGCGGTCAAGGCCAGCGAGATCCTCGAGATCACGCTCACCAGCCGCAATAAGAATTCCGAGGAAGCGGTTCCGCTCTGCGGCGTGCCTTACCACTCCGCGGCCGGCTACATCCGCAAACTGATCGAAAGCGGCAACAAGGTCGCGATCTGCGAGCAGGTCGAGGACCCCAAGGCCGCCAAGGGCATCGTCCGCCGCGAGGTGATCCGAGTCATCACCCCCGGCCTCTTGGTGGAGGAAGACAGCCTGAGCTCCTCCGAGCCCAACTACCTGGCGGCCCTCGACTGGGAAGGGGAGCAGGTCCACGTCGCGATGGTCGACATTTCCACCGGCGAGGTCTTCCTCGGGCTCTACGATTCCGAAGAGCTGGCCTTGCAGGAATTGACCAAGCACGGGGTGAAGGAGATTCTGATCGCCCCGGCCGACTTGCAACGGCCCTTGGTGCCGAAGGCTAAGTCCCTCCTGCCCAAGCTTTTGATCAGCCATGTCTTGGCGGAGCTGCCCAACGAAGACGGCAAGGGCGTCTTCTCCGAGGCTTTCTTGAAGTCCCGGGCCAAGGTCGAGGGCCCGGCCGCCCTCGGCTTACTTGACCGTCTCCTCAACTACGCCCGCTCGACTCAGAAAGCCCCGCTCAAGCACCTGAGCGAGATCCACTTCGTCCGCGGCCGCCAATACTTGGGCATGGACGGCCGGACCTTCCGCCATCTCGAGCTGACCCAGAATTCCCGCGGCGAGGGCTCCCGCCACACCTTATATTGGGCTTTGAACCAGACCCAGACCGCGATGGGCGCCCGGCGCTTGAAGAAGTGGATCCATTATCCTTTGCTCGACCCGGCCGCGATCCGGCTTCGCCAAGAGGCCCTGGCCGAGCTCTTGGCGGCGCCCGAGCTCTTGGTCGGCGTCCAAGAAGGCTTGAAGAAGCTCCAGGACGTCGAGCGGATGCTCGGCAAGCTCTCGCTCGGCACGGTGAATGCCCGAGATCTGCGTGGTCTGGCCCTTTCGCTGGAAGCGGCCCAGGCCTTGGTCGATCAGTATCGCTCCAGCTTTAGCTCGGAATTCTTGCACGGGCTGGTCGAGGATTATCCCGATTTCAGCGAGCTCTGCCGAAATTTGCTGAGCTGCCTCCAGGCCGAGCTGCCCCTGACCATCCGCGAGGGCGGGATGATCGCCGAGGGCGTCAGCGCCGAGCTCGACGAGCTGCGGGCCATCAGCCGCGACGGCAAGTCCTTCATCGCCGCGATGGAGGAGGGTGAGCGCAAGCGGACCAAGATTCCCTCGCTCAAGATCCGCTACAACAAGGTCTTCGGCTATTACATCGAGATCACCAACACCCATCGCGACCTGGTTCCGGCCGACTACATCCGCAAGCAGACCGTGGCCAACGCCGAGCGTTACATCACCTCCCAGCTCAAGGAATACGAGAACAAGGTCCTCGGCGCCGAAGAGCGGATCAAGGCGCTGGAGTATGAATTGTTTTGCCGCTTGCGCGAGGCCTGCGGCGCCGAGATCGAGGCGATCCGCCAGGCGGCCCAAGCCTTGGGCACTTTGGACGTCGTGGCCGCGCTGGCCCGCGTCGCCCGCGAACATCGCTACGTCAGGCCGGAGCTGGTCGAAGAGAAGATTTTGGATCTGAAAGACGCCCGCCATCCGGTGCTGGAGCAGATGCGCAGCGAGGAGCGCTTCATCCCCAACGATTTAAAGATGGACGAGGAGACCGGCACGCTCTTCCTCATCACCGGCCCCAACATGGCCGGCAAGTCGACGGTCATGCGCCAGGCCGCGCTGATCGTCCTGCTGGCCCAGATGGGATCCTATGTTCCGGCCTCGGCGGCCAAGATCGGCATCGTCGACCAGCTTTTCACCCGGATCGGCGCCAGCGATGACCTTTCGCAGGGCCAATCGACCTTCATGGTCGAGATGCTGGAGACCGCCGGCATCCTGGCCGCCGCCACCGAGCGGAGCTTCATCGTCCTCGACGAGATCGGCCGCGGCACTTCGACCTACGACGGCATGTCGATCGCCTGGGCGGTGGCCGAGCACGTCGCCAAGGAGCTGCGCTGCCGGGCCCTCTTCGCGACCCACTACCATGAGCTGACCGACTTGGCGGAGCAGGTGAAGTCGGTGGCCAACTACCAGGTGGCGGTGAAGGAGTGGAACCAGCAGATCCTCTTCCTTCGCAAGCTCCTGCCGGGCGGGGCGTCCCGCAGCTACGGCATCGAGGTGGCTCGCCTGGCCGGCCTGCCCGAAAGCCTGCTCACTCGAGCCCGCGAAGTCTTGCGCCGGCTCGAAAGCGCCGAAGACGGGGCCTTGGAGAAGCTCGGCCCCCGGCCCGAATCGCCTCAAATGGGATTATTCGCGGCCCGGGAAGACCCGATCCGGGCCGAATTGCGGGACCTCCAGCCCGAGCTGCTCAGTCCCATCGAGGCTTTGAACTATTTGTTTGAATTGAAGAAGAAGGTATAA
- a CDS encoding cytochrome c oxidase assembly protein, with product MVLAHLSAHPPALEPGFWELLRQGWFREPWAVAGILATALIYFGLRRGTWDRHSLHFSLGCGVLFLALASPIAAIAEDYLFSVHMLQHLLLEVVAVPLLLIGIPKSGARRLLRYPWLRKVAGILGDPIVAWTIGVGMMWIWHWPALFNWTLESRAAHAFEHFCFIAAATVFWNAVLDPIESFRLKPFAAVAYLFSACAAHTLLAVLITFAPPGLYPKYSQLGDPLGLGAMLRQRWGLDPATDQQLGGAFLWMMGCFIFILFILAVLARYYRQPERDLPLEGSRP from the coding sequence ATGGTACTAGCCCATTTATCGGCCCATCCGCCGGCCCTCGAGCCGGGATTTTGGGAGCTGCTTCGCCAAGGCTGGTTCCGCGAGCCCTGGGCGGTGGCCGGAATTCTGGCGACGGCCTTGATCTACTTCGGCTTGCGCCGCGGCACTTGGGATCGCCACTCGCTCCACTTTAGTTTGGGCTGCGGGGTCCTCTTCCTGGCCCTGGCCTCGCCGATCGCGGCCATCGCCGAGGATTATCTCTTCAGCGTCCACATGCTTCAGCATCTCCTGCTGGAAGTGGTCGCGGTGCCCTTGCTCCTGATCGGAATCCCCAAGTCCGGCGCCCGCCGGCTCTTGCGCTATCCCTGGCTTCGGAAGGTGGCCGGGATCCTCGGCGATCCGATCGTCGCTTGGACGATCGGGGTCGGCATGATGTGGATTTGGCACTGGCCGGCGCTCTTCAACTGGACCTTGGAGAGCCGGGCGGCCCATGCCTTCGAACACTTCTGCTTCATCGCCGCCGCCACCGTCTTTTGGAACGCCGTTCTCGATCCCATCGAGAGCTTTCGGCTCAAGCCTTTCGCGGCGGTGGCTTATCTGTTCAGCGCCTGCGCCGCTCACACGCTGTTGGCGGTGCTCATCACCTTCGCCCCGCCGGGCCTCTATCCGAAGTACAGCCAGCTCGGCGATCCGCTCGGCCTGGGCGCGATGCTCCGCCAGCGCTGGGGCCTCGATCCGGCCACCGATCAGCAGCTCGGCGGCGCTTTTCTCTGGATGATGGGCTGCTTCATCTTCATTCTTTTCATCTTGGCGGTCTTGGCCCGTTATTACCGCCAACCGGAGCGGGATTTGCCGCTGGAAGGGAGCCGACCATGA
- a CDS encoding Rieske (2Fe-2S) protein, which translates to MVEPGRRRFLYIFSTALAALAGLIAGLPIVSFFIAPAYRKQPREWRPVGKVDGFKIGETVQVKFLESDPLPWVGQVGTSAAWLRRVDETEFIAFAINCTHLGCPVRWLPKAELFMCPCHGGVFYKDGAVAAGPPPRPLHRYEIRVVGDQVEIRTSPVPI; encoded by the coding sequence ATGGTTGAGCCGGGGCGCCGCCGCTTCCTCTATATATTCAGCACCGCCTTGGCGGCCTTGGCCGGCTTGATCGCCGGCCTGCCGATCGTCTCCTTCTTCATTGCGCCGGCTTATCGCAAGCAGCCGCGGGAGTGGCGGCCGGTGGGCAAGGTCGACGGCTTCAAGATCGGCGAGACCGTCCAGGTGAAGTTCCTCGAATCCGATCCGCTGCCCTGGGTCGGCCAGGTCGGCACCAGCGCGGCTTGGCTGCGCCGAGTCGACGAGACGGAGTTCATCGCCTTCGCGATCAACTGCACCCACCTCGGCTGCCCGGTGCGCTGGTTGCCCAAGGCCGAGCTTTTCATGTGCCCTTGCCACGGCGGGGTTTTCTACAAGGACGGCGCGGTCGCGGCCGGGCCGCCGCCCCGGCCGCTGCATCGTTACGAGATCCGAGTGGTCGGCGACCAAGTGGAGATTCGCACCAGCCCGGTGCCGATATGA
- a CDS encoding DUF4215 domain-containing protein produces MATVWLGIPALSEAAVRACFCHNILNNPNEICTDNQALIEGHGNHVLDGTDTRGKCNGCGNGVLEPGESCDDTNNQNGDGCDENCELEACGNGTVNVYEECDVGSGAADTCDPGTTCVAPGLSGECSCQAPPPACGDGNVDAGEQCDDGGTAPGDGCNELCQSEACGNGVLDAGESCDDGNLSDGDGCLSTCVPASCGDGFVEAGVEGCDDGNSDNSDACLDTCVPADCGDGEVEAGVEECDDGNADDSDDCLSICVAAFCGDGSVQTGVEECDDGNVDDSDACLSNCVAASCGDGVVQVGIEACDDGNADETDDCLSSCAQAGCGDGQVQAGVEACDDGNADETDGCLSTCESASCGDGEVQAGVEACDDGNADNTDDCLDNCALPACGDGNVHAGAEECDDGNADDDDACLSNCESAFCGDGVVQAGVEACDDGNSDDGDLCLSNCSSASCGDGVVQGGFEECDDGNADNTDGCLDNCLAARCGDGAVQSGAEECDGEANLACGGLGCDVDCNCLTPVDPTPTPTPTATPSPSAEPEEPGEEPSDGSEDPLQPGAPAPFTALIEGGGCSLAALPAASLSGDALALAIAGLWFLRRRR; encoded by the coding sequence GTGGCTACCGTATGGCTGGGAATTCCGGCCTTAAGCGAGGCGGCGGTTCGAGCCTGCTTCTGCCACAATATCCTCAATAACCCGAACGAGATTTGCACCGACAACCAGGCGCTGATCGAAGGCCACGGCAATCACGTCCTCGACGGGACCGACACCCGTGGCAAATGCAACGGCTGCGGCAACGGCGTCCTCGAGCCCGGCGAGTCCTGCGACGACACCAACAACCAGAACGGCGACGGTTGCGACGAGAACTGCGAGCTCGAGGCCTGCGGCAACGGCACCGTCAACGTCTATGAGGAATGCGACGTCGGCAGCGGCGCCGCCGACACCTGCGACCCCGGCACCACCTGCGTGGCCCCGGGGCTCTCCGGCGAGTGTAGCTGCCAAGCTCCGCCGCCGGCCTGCGGCGACGGCAATGTCGACGCCGGCGAGCAATGCGACGACGGCGGGACCGCTCCCGGCGACGGATGTAACGAGCTTTGTCAGAGCGAGGCTTGCGGCAACGGCGTCCTCGATGCCGGCGAGTCCTGCGACGATGGCAATCTCTCCGATGGGGACGGCTGCCTCTCGACCTGCGTGCCGGCCAGCTGCGGCGACGGCTTCGTCGAAGCCGGAGTGGAAGGCTGCGATGACGGCAACTCCGATAACAGCGACGCTTGCCTCGATACCTGCGTTCCCGCCGACTGCGGCGACGGCGAAGTCGAAGCCGGAGTCGAGGAATGCGACGACGGCAACGCCGACGACAGCGACGACTGCCTTAGCATTTGCGTGGCCGCCTTCTGCGGCGACGGCTCGGTTCAAACCGGGGTCGAGGAGTGCGACGACGGGAACGTGGATGACAGCGACGCTTGTCTCTCCAATTGCGTCGCGGCCAGCTGCGGCGATGGAGTGGTTCAGGTCGGCATCGAAGCTTGCGACGACGGCAACGCCGACGAGACCGACGATTGTTTGAGCAGCTGCGCCCAAGCCGGCTGCGGCGACGGCCAAGTTCAAGCCGGAGTCGAGGCATGCGATGACGGCAACGCCGACGAAACCGACGGCTGCCTCAGCACCTGCGAGTCGGCCAGTTGCGGCGACGGCGAAGTTCAAGCCGGAGTCGAAGCCTGCGACGACGGCAACGCCGACAACACCGATGACTGCCTCGACAATTGCGCGCTTCCGGCCTGCGGCGACGGCAACGTTCATGCCGGGGCGGAGGAGTGCGACGACGGCAACGCCGATGACGACGACGCCTGTCTTTCCAACTGCGAATCGGCCTTCTGCGGGGATGGGGTGGTCCAAGCCGGGGTCGAGGCCTGCGACGACGGGAATTCCGACGACGGCGACCTTTGCCTGTCGAATTGCAGCTCGGCCAGCTGCGGCGACGGGGTGGTCCAGGGCGGCTTCGAGGAGTGCGACGACGGCAATGCCGACAACACCGACGGCTGTCTCGACAATTGCTTGGCCGCCCGCTGCGGCGACGGCGCGGTCCAAAGCGGCGCCGAGGAATGCGATGGCGAGGCTAACCTGGCCTGCGGCGGCTTGGGCTGCGACGTCGATTGTAATTGCCTGACGCCGGTCGATCCGACGCCGACCCCCACTCCAACGGCCACTCCGAGTCCCAGCGCCGAGCCCGAGGAGCCGGGTGAGGAGCCTTCCGACGGTTCCGAGGACCCGCTCCAACCGGGAGCGCCGGCTCCATTCACGGCGTTGATCGAGGGAGGCGGCTGCAGTTTGGCTGCTCTGCCGGCGGCTTCACTTTCCGGCGATGCTTTGGCCCTGGCCATCGCCGGACTGTGGTTCCTGCGTCGCCGACGCTAA
- a CDS encoding cytochrome b N-terminal domain-containing protein codes for MIKRLKKFRAWLDSRGGLLKMAEPLLNHPVPPRLGWMYVLGSMTLIALVIQIFTGIALATMYIPSVSQAYETLQFLTNEDATGRLLRGMHYWGASAMVLCVGMHMIQVFLTGAYKYPRELNWISGVILLFLILALGFTGQLLRWDQNAVWSVIVGAKQAGKVPVVGDAMARFILGGENLGGTTLSRFFSIHVFILPATMILLLTYHLYLVIRNGISEPPKIGRPVDPQEYKAWYHRLLKEEGVPFWPDPAWRDLIACAGVIISVALLAWFLGPPELGQPPDPTLVAADPRPDWYLIWYFALLALAPPELENLIIVGAPALAGIVLLALPLLFNKGERHPLRRPWSVAVVILTCLAIATLWVKGQESHWSPDFDTKPLPVAVIGVDSGPAFEGARVFHERGCQYCHAIDGYGGKRGPDLSTIGDRLDAAQLTLRILNGANNMPAYASSLSQRDLELLVDFLLTRKTR; via the coding sequence ATGATCAAACGACTGAAAAAATTTCGGGCCTGGCTCGATTCGCGGGGGGGCTTGCTCAAGATGGCCGAGCCCTTGCTGAATCACCCGGTGCCGCCGCGGCTGGGCTGGATGTACGTCCTCGGCTCGATGACCTTGATCGCGCTGGTGATCCAGATCTTCACCGGCATCGCCCTGGCGACGATGTATATCCCCTCGGTCTCCCAGGCCTACGAGACCTTGCAGTTCCTCACCAATGAGGACGCCACCGGCCGTCTGCTCCGGGGCATGCACTATTGGGGCGCTTCGGCGATGGTGCTCTGCGTGGGGATGCACATGATCCAGGTCTTCCTCACCGGCGCTTACAAATATCCGCGGGAGCTGAATTGGATCAGCGGCGTGATCTTGCTTTTCCTGATCCTGGCCCTCGGCTTCACCGGCCAGCTCCTGCGCTGGGACCAGAACGCGGTCTGGTCGGTCATCGTGGGCGCCAAGCAGGCCGGCAAGGTGCCGGTGGTCGGCGACGCGATGGCGCGGTTCATCCTCGGCGGCGAAAACTTGGGCGGCACCACCTTGAGCCGCTTCTTCTCGATCCACGTCTTCATCCTGCCGGCGACGATGATTTTGCTGCTCACCTATCATCTCTACTTGGTGATCCGGAACGGCATCAGCGAGCCGCCCAAGATCGGCCGGCCGGTCGACCCCCAGGAATACAAGGCCTGGTATCACCGGCTCTTGAAAGAGGAGGGCGTGCCTTTCTGGCCCGATCCGGCCTGGCGCGACCTCATCGCCTGCGCCGGCGTGATCATCTCGGTGGCGCTCCTGGCCTGGTTTTTGGGCCCGCCCGAATTGGGCCAGCCACCCGACCCGACGCTGGTCGCCGCCGACCCGCGGCCCGACTGGTATTTGATCTGGTACTTCGCCTTGCTGGCCCTGGCTCCGCCGGAGCTGGAAAACCTGATCATCGTCGGCGCGCCGGCGCTGGCCGGCATCGTCCTCTTGGCGCTGCCGCTCTTGTTCAACAAGGGCGAGCGCCACCCGCTGCGCCGGCCCTGGTCGGTGGCGGTAGTGATCCTGACCTGCCTGGCCATCGCCACTCTTTGGGTGAAGGGCCAAGAGTCCCACTGGTCGCCCGATTTCGACACCAAGCCCTTGCCGGTCGCCGTGATCGGCGTCGACTCCGGCCCGGCCTTCGAGGGCGCCCGCGTCTTCCACGAGCGCGGCTGTCAGTACTGCCACGCCATCGACGGCTACGGCGGCAAACGCGGTCCCGACCTCAGCACCATCGGCGACCGGTTGGATGCGGCCCAACTGACGCTGCGCATCCTCAACGGCGCGAATAACATGCCGGCTTATGCGTCGAGCCTTTCGCAACGGGATCTGGAGCTGCTGGTGGATTTTCTGCTGACCAGGAAAACCAGGTAA